Proteins from one Chaetodon auriga isolate fChaAug3 chromosome 19, fChaAug3.hap1, whole genome shotgun sequence genomic window:
- the olfm1b gene encoding olfactomedin 1b isoform X3, which yields MQPASKLLTLILLIFMGTELTQVLPANPEESWQVYSSAQDSEGRCVCTVVAPQQSMCSRDARTKQLRQLLEKVQNMTQSIQVLDQRTQRDLQYVEKMEVQLRGLETKFRQVEENHKQNIAKQYKG from the exons ATGCAGCCTGCGAGCAAGCTCCTGACTCTGATTCTCCTCATCTTCATGGGCACAGAACTCACCCAA GTGTTGCCAGCAAACCCAGAGGAGTCGTGGCAGGTGTACAGTTCAGCCCAGGATAGTGAGGGAAGGTGTGTCTGCACTGTGGTGGCGCCCCAGCAGTCCATGTGTTCACGGGATGCCCGCACCAAACAACTGAGGCAGCTGTTAGAGAAG GTCCAGAACATGACCCAGTCCATCCAGGTGCTGGACCAGCGAACCCAGAGGGACCTGCAGTACGTGGAGAAGATGGAGGTCCAGCTCCGTGGCCTGGAGACCAAGTTCAGGCAGGTGGAGGAGAACCACAAGCAGAACATCGCCAAGCAATACAAG GGCTAA
- the olfm1b gene encoding olfactomedin 1b isoform X1 has product MSVPLLKIGVVLSTMAMITNWMSQTLPSLVGLNTTKLTAAQGGYPDRSTGVLPANPEESWQVYSSAQDSEGRCVCTVVAPQQSMCSRDARTKQLRQLLEKVQNMTQSIQVLDQRTQRDLQYVEKMEVQLRGLETKFRQVEENHKQNIAKQYKAIKAKMEELRPLIPVLEEYKADAKLVLQFKEEVQNLTSVLSELQEEMGAYDYEELHNRVSNLEERLRACMQKLACGKLTGISDPITIKTSGSRFGSWMTDPLAPEGDTRVWYMDGYHNNRFVREYRSMQDFMTSDNFTSHRLPHPWSGTGQVVYNGSIYFNKFQSHVIIKFDFRTSAISKSRQLDYAGFNNAYHYAWGGHSDIDLMVDEGGLWAVYATNQNAGNIVISKLNPNTLQIIKSWTTNHPKRSAGESFMICGTLYVTNGYSGGTKVYYAYSTNSSTYEYIDIAFQNKYSHISMLDYNPRDRALYAWNNGHQVLYNVTLFHVIRSEEL; this is encoded by the exons ATGTCGGTGCCTTTGCTGAAGATCGGCGTCGTGCTCAGCACCATGGCGATGATCACCAACTGGATGTCGCAGACCCTCCCCTCTCTGGTGGGGCTCAATACGACCAAGCTCACGGCGGCGCAGGGAGGGTACCCAGACCGGAGTACCGGA GTGTTGCCAGCAAACCCAGAGGAGTCGTGGCAGGTGTACAGTTCAGCCCAGGATAGTGAGGGAAGGTGTGTCTGCACTGTGGTGGCGCCCCAGCAGTCCATGTGTTCACGGGATGCCCGCACCAAACAACTGAGGCAGCTGTTAGAGAAG GTCCAGAACATGACCCAGTCCATCCAGGTGCTGGACCAGCGAACCCAGAGGGACCTGCAGTACGTGGAGAAGATGGAGGTCCAGCTCCGTGGCCTGGAGACCAAGTTCAGGCAGGTGGAGGAGAACCACAAGCAGAACATCGCCAAGCAATACAAG GCCATAAAAGCGAAAATGGAGGAGCTTAGACCGTTGATACCAGTGTTGGAGGAGTACAAGGCCGATGCCAAATTGGTATTGCAGTTTAAGGAGGAGGTCCAGAATCTGACGTCAGTTCTAAGCGAACTTCAGGAGGAGATGGGGGCCTATGACTACGAGGAGCTCCACAACAGAGTGTCAAATCTTGAGGAGAGACTCCGAGCATGCATGCAAAAATTAG CATGTGGCAAACTGACGGGCATCAGCGACCCCATCACCATAAAGACGTCTGGGTCCAGGTTCGGCTCCTGGATGACTGACCCTCTGGCACCTGAAGGAGACACGCGG GTCTGGTACATGGATGGCTACCATAACAACCGGTTCGTGCGGGAGTACAGGTCGATGCAGGACTTTATGACGTCGGACAACTTCACGTCCCACCGGCTGCCCCACCCGTGGTCAGGAACAGGTCAGGTGGTCTACAACGGCTCCATCTACTTCAACAAATTCCAGAGCCACGTCATCATCAAGTTCGACTTCCGCACCTCGGCGATCAGCAAGTCCCGGCAGCTCGACTACGCCGGATTCAATAACGCGTATCACTACGCCTGGGGCGGCCACTCCGACATTGACCTGATGGTGGACGAGGGAGGCCTGTGGGCCGTCTACGCAACCAACCAGAATGCTGGCAATATTGTCATCAGCAAGCTGAACCCCAACACGCTGCAGATCATCAAGAGCTGGACCACCAACCACCCCAAAAGGAGTGCCGGCGAGTCTTTTATGATCTGCGGCACGCTCTACGTCACCAACGGCTACTCAGGAGGCACCAAGGTCTACTACGCCTACTCCACCAACTCCTCTACTTACGAGTACATTGACATTGCCTTCCAGAATAAGTACTCACATATCTCCATGCTGGACTACAACCCGCGTGACCGCGCCCTCTATGCCTGGAACAATGGCCACCAGGTCCTCTACAATGTCACACTGTTCCACGTCATCCGCTCAGAAGAACTGTAA
- the olfm1b gene encoding olfactomedin 1b isoform X2, giving the protein MQPASKLLTLILLIFMGTELTQVLPANPEESWQVYSSAQDSEGRCVCTVVAPQQSMCSRDARTKQLRQLLEKVQNMTQSIQVLDQRTQRDLQYVEKMEVQLRGLETKFRQVEENHKQNIAKQYKAIKAKMEELRPLIPVLEEYKADAKLVLQFKEEVQNLTSVLSELQEEMGAYDYEELHNRVSNLEERLRACMQKLACGKLTGISDPITIKTSGSRFGSWMTDPLAPEGDTRVWYMDGYHNNRFVREYRSMQDFMTSDNFTSHRLPHPWSGTGQVVYNGSIYFNKFQSHVIIKFDFRTSAISKSRQLDYAGFNNAYHYAWGGHSDIDLMVDEGGLWAVYATNQNAGNIVISKLNPNTLQIIKSWTTNHPKRSAGESFMICGTLYVTNGYSGGTKVYYAYSTNSSTYEYIDIAFQNKYSHISMLDYNPRDRALYAWNNGHQVLYNVTLFHVIRSEEL; this is encoded by the exons ATGCAGCCTGCGAGCAAGCTCCTGACTCTGATTCTCCTCATCTTCATGGGCACAGAACTCACCCAA GTGTTGCCAGCAAACCCAGAGGAGTCGTGGCAGGTGTACAGTTCAGCCCAGGATAGTGAGGGAAGGTGTGTCTGCACTGTGGTGGCGCCCCAGCAGTCCATGTGTTCACGGGATGCCCGCACCAAACAACTGAGGCAGCTGTTAGAGAAG GTCCAGAACATGACCCAGTCCATCCAGGTGCTGGACCAGCGAACCCAGAGGGACCTGCAGTACGTGGAGAAGATGGAGGTCCAGCTCCGTGGCCTGGAGACCAAGTTCAGGCAGGTGGAGGAGAACCACAAGCAGAACATCGCCAAGCAATACAAG GCCATAAAAGCGAAAATGGAGGAGCTTAGACCGTTGATACCAGTGTTGGAGGAGTACAAGGCCGATGCCAAATTGGTATTGCAGTTTAAGGAGGAGGTCCAGAATCTGACGTCAGTTCTAAGCGAACTTCAGGAGGAGATGGGGGCCTATGACTACGAGGAGCTCCACAACAGAGTGTCAAATCTTGAGGAGAGACTCCGAGCATGCATGCAAAAATTAG CATGTGGCAAACTGACGGGCATCAGCGACCCCATCACCATAAAGACGTCTGGGTCCAGGTTCGGCTCCTGGATGACTGACCCTCTGGCACCTGAAGGAGACACGCGG GTCTGGTACATGGATGGCTACCATAACAACCGGTTCGTGCGGGAGTACAGGTCGATGCAGGACTTTATGACGTCGGACAACTTCACGTCCCACCGGCTGCCCCACCCGTGGTCAGGAACAGGTCAGGTGGTCTACAACGGCTCCATCTACTTCAACAAATTCCAGAGCCACGTCATCATCAAGTTCGACTTCCGCACCTCGGCGATCAGCAAGTCCCGGCAGCTCGACTACGCCGGATTCAATAACGCGTATCACTACGCCTGGGGCGGCCACTCCGACATTGACCTGATGGTGGACGAGGGAGGCCTGTGGGCCGTCTACGCAACCAACCAGAATGCTGGCAATATTGTCATCAGCAAGCTGAACCCCAACACGCTGCAGATCATCAAGAGCTGGACCACCAACCACCCCAAAAGGAGTGCCGGCGAGTCTTTTATGATCTGCGGCACGCTCTACGTCACCAACGGCTACTCAGGAGGCACCAAGGTCTACTACGCCTACTCCACCAACTCCTCTACTTACGAGTACATTGACATTGCCTTCCAGAATAAGTACTCACATATCTCCATGCTGGACTACAACCCGCGTGACCGCGCCCTCTATGCCTGGAACAATGGCCACCAGGTCCTCTACAATGTCACACTGTTCCACGTCATCCGCTCAGAAGAACTGTAA